Sequence from the Leptospira johnsonii genome:
ATAACCGCTTCTCCATTAGAAGATTTGATCTTTCTAACGGAAATTTTTCTGCGAGTATCTGTGGTCATGATCGCTTCTGCCACTTCTTCCAAGTTACCCGGTTTTAAATTTGATTTTGCTTGGGCACAGGCGGGAAGTATAACCTGCATTGGAAGAGGAACTCCGATCACTCCAGTAGAAGAAGGCAGAACAGAAGTTTCCAAAATGCCAAGAGACTTTGCGATCTCGGAGCAGATCTGTCTGGAGTTTGAGATCCCTTTTTCTCCTGTAGCAACATTCGAGTTTTTAGAATTGATGACTACAGCTTGCAAAACTCCGTCTCGTATATGTTCTTTGCCTACGATAACTGGAGCGCCCGGAAAATTATTTTTAGTAAATACCGCAGCTGCTTTACAGGGTTTTTCGGAGTAGATCACTCCGAAATCTTTGGTTTTGTCTTTAATACCTATATTTGTGCCGAATGAAAAAAAACCCTTAGGATAATCCATGCTCTAACCTCGACCGGAAGGTCCGGGATCTCGGTAACGCGATTACATCACCGATTTTTATATAGAATCTCTATATTCGCTATGGGGTGGTTTTAGGAAAAGCGTATTACGAGCAAATGCTCGGATTTCAAACTTCTGAAATTTCAGAATACACTAATGGAAGGGTTACGGAGAAAATAGTCCCTCCTTCCGGATTATCGAAAACTTTGACGGAACCGTGATGTAATCTAACAATATGTTTCACGATAGAAAGTCCTAAGCCGGTTCCGCCTTCTTTTCTAGATCTGTTCTTATCTACTCTAAAGAATCTTTCAAAAATCCTTTCCTTATCCTCATCCTTGATCCCGATCCCTTGGTCTATAACCTGAAAATTTACCGAATCAGGTTCCACTTTTGCGATCTTCAAAGTGATCGTTTTATCGTCCGGAGAATAAGAAGAAGCATTCGAGATCAAATTTAAGAGCATATGCTCCAGTAGAACCCAGTCCGCAGAGATAGTAAGTGGGACAGCCATATCTACTACAAGCTTTTGCCCCTTAGGAGAAATAACACCATCTACAGTGAAGGAAAGATTTTCTACCAAGGACTTTAAAGTAAATTCCTCAGGTTGCGCGATTGCACTTTGATTTTCTATCCTGGTGATCGTAAGCATGTCTTCTACGATACGTACCATTCTATCTGTGTTGCGAGAGATCGCGTCCAAAAATCTTTTCTCGTGACTTTCTTCCAAAAGCTGCAAGCGGCCGAGTAATGTCTCAGTATAACCTTTGATAGAAGTGATAGGCGTTTTTAATTCATGAGAAGCGTTCTGCACGAATTGTTCCCGTATCAGATAAGATTGTTTTTCCTCTGTGATGTTTCGGATCACTCCTATGAACATCAAGAGATTTCCGTTAGTTCTGAGAGGATACATTTTGATGGCGTAAAAATTTTGGCTTAGATCCAGTTCGGTTTTTGGTTCTCCCTTTCCGGAAAGGTTCTTTTTGATGAAGTCTAATAATCTTGGATCTTTGACTGCGTCTTCTACCTTTCTGGAGCCTGAATTAGGTTCTATTAAGGAGCCTGGGATACTTCTGTTTTGAAAAACTATGGAGCCTTCCAGATCTACGGAGAATACACCTTCTTTCAAATTTTGTAATACTGAGTCGAACTTTTCCTTTTCGATGGTAAGATCCACGAATTGGTGTTTTAAACGTCCGGACATCAAATTGATGGAAACTGCAAGATCGGCTAATTCTTGGATGTCGGGTAGACTCAACTCGGAGCCGAAATCTCCAGCGTTGATCTCTCCCGTTTTCATTTCGATCTGATTGAGCGTTTGGGTTACACTCCTGGCAATGGAGAAGGACATATAAAAAGTCCCGAACATTGCCAGTAAGATATAAGCGGAGAATAAAAGAATTTTTAGATCGGGGTTGATCAAGTCCTCTAAAAAGAGGACGATCCCCGCGACAGCCATAAGGAAAACGAGTAGAAGCCAGTTACTTAAGAGTAGTTTAGAAAATAAGCTACGCCTCATTGAATCTGTAACCGATCCCGCGGATGGTTTCCAACCTCTCCTTCTCTTCTCCTAGTTTGTCACGGAGTCTTTTAATATTAACATCTACCGCTCGATCCGTCACGTAAATATCCTTTCCCCAGACCTTATCTAAAAGTTTATCTCTGGTAAAGGCAACGCCTGTATTGGTCATAAACAGATAGAGTATTTTGTATTCGATCAATGTAAGGTCGATCTCTTCGTTATTGATAAATACTTTATGAGCTTTTGGGTTCAGAAAAATTTTGCCGACTGTGATGTTTCCTTCTTGGTCTTGCTCATCTTCTCCTTCTCCCGATCTTCTCAATACGGAACGTACTCTTGCGATCAGTTCTCTGGTGGAGAATGGCTTTCTAACATAATCGTCGGCACCTAACTCCAGTCCTAAAACTGCGTCGGTCTCTCCTGATTTTGCTGTGACCATAATGATTGGTAGAGAATATTTTTCTTTGATCCTTTTACATAGATCCATTCCCCCAATACCAGGGAGCATTAGATCCAATACCACTAAGTCGGGCAGATTTTTCTCGATCCTAGGAAGCACCTCTAAACCGTTTTGGCAGGTGTCTACTTGGTAACCGTTCTCTTCTAAATGAAATTTGATCAGTTCTGCGATATCCTCTTCATCATCTACTACGAGGATTTTTTGGCCTGGGCTGCCGGAAGCATTTTTCATAAATTCGCTGAAGCTCTTTCTCCTACGCCTCGGAGGATTTTTATCGTTAGTCGTCGGGGTGGAGGATCCTTGGATTTGGATAGGTTCCATCCCTTCAGATTGTCAGAAAACCGTTACAAAAGGTTTACACAAACATTACAATCGCCGGAAAAAGAATATTCCGAGCGAATTCTTGTGACAACCAGTAAACAAAAAGGAATATGTTCCATTATGAGTTATATTTTAGACGGGATTTATGATCAGTCCCGGTCCTTAATAATTTCGTTTAACTCGTTGATCAGTTTTCTCTGGCGGAAGAGGACATAAAGAACGAATCCCGAAAATAAGGCCAAACCCAGAACATAGACCCAAAGCAGACCTTTTAGTCTGCTTTGCTCTTCTTCGATAGCTTTGATTGTGGTCAGGTGTTCGACTAAGAAAAAATAATTATCCGATTGGGCCCAGGATTTTCTGGCTTCTTCTCTGATCTGGGTGATCAGAACATCCGCTTCTTTTTTGCTCATGTTTTGGATGAGAGGAAAGACGGAGTCTAACTTCATTTCTAAGAATTCTTTTGCAGTTAATTTGGTCTCGGACTGCTTATCTTGTGCGGAGATTTGGTTCCCGAATGTAAGCAATAAAGATAAGGCGATCCCAAAACTGAAATATTTCATTCGTCGAATCCTAACTTGTTTTTCCATTCCTTGGTATAAGGACTCTTATTTTGCACAAGATAAATCCCTATTAGAACCGTAAAAAGCAGGAACAAAAAGCCGCTAGTCGCTAGAATCGCATGTAAAAGCCCAGTCTGGTAGAGAAAATTCCAATCCGTAAACAAAAGTGCAGTAAGAGGAGAGAACGCCAAGATCAAGATAGTGATCAGAATGAGCCGGATATGCCTCAGATGGACCAAGTGAAGCATTACTTTTTTCTTAAGCATAGGAGGTACGTCGTCGTTCACCCTGCCTTCCGGAGGTTTTACAAAAAAATCCAATTGATCCCGCAACTCGTCGGGTAGTTTATCTTTTTCCGTGCTCATCGTCTTTTTTCAGCCAATCGCGTAAGATTTCTTTCCCTCGAAAAATATAACTCTTTAAAGTGTTCATTTTCAAGTTTAAATTTTCGGAAATATCTTTATAGGACATATTCTCAAAGTAGTGTAACGATATAGGTTTTCGATATAGTTCCGGTAACTTATCCACCAGAGATCTGATCTTTTCCGTGGTTTCTTTTTCTAAGACTTCGGATTCTTGGGAGGAGAAATTGTCTCCCAGTCTATCACTAGATAACGTATCTATGGGAGCGTCTATCTCAGGGTGTTCTTTTCGGTATCTGCGTATGATCTCATTTCTTGCAATGGAGAAGACCCAAGTGGAGAATTTGGACTTTCCTCTAAATGTGGACAATCCTTCGAATGCTTTTAGAAAAACATCCTGAGTAAAATCCTCTGCTTCTGCTTCGTTACGGAATGCTTTTTTTGCCTGAGAATAAACCATCGCTTCGTATTTCAATACGAGTTGTTCGAACGATTCAAAATCTCCGGCTAGAACTTTTTGGATATTGGCCCAGTCTTCCGGATCGCATAGGATGGGTTCTTCCGGTTTCATGGGAGTAATGATAAACCTATTTTAGGTAAGGATCGGACTTAGGAAAGACCGATTCACTTTCTAGGGGACCACTTATAATAACAGAGAAGACCCAAACCGGTACCGAGAGGCACCAATCCTCCGAGCATCGCTAAAGATTTTCCTAATACTAAAATGAAAGTAACGGAAAGAGCTACACCGACGAAGGTAAGGATCAGTCCTAAGAAAAAGGAATAAAGACGTAGATCGAATTTTTCTTTTTGGTAAAGGCCTGCTTTGATGATCGCCATTCTTTGACGATACCACCAAAAGAATAGGAAGAATAGTAATAACCATCCGAAGATGATCCCTACGATTGGAATACTGTACAGGATAGCCTTGTATTCTCCACCAGGTTGACTTGCTTGGATGGCGATCCTGATCTCTTCCAGACTGCGAAAGAGTGCTTCCTTTTCTTCCGGGGTCATCTGCTAAGAACCGCCACCTTTAAAGAAGAAGTTTCTCCCTTCTTAAAGTAAGGGATTTTTTGTTCAATGCCAGGTCTGCCGGCGAGTGACTCATACCAGTCCTCTTCTTTCCAGCTTTCTTTTAGATAACTAGTGCGGATGTCGGAATTAAAAAGATCCTTAAATTTGCTCATTGGAATGCTCCTATGTAAAATGCCTTTTGAAGTTCGAATACGAACTTTAAAACTCCCGAAAAAGGGTTTTAAATTATGTCGTATATAATTTCGGTCCACTTTTGGAATCCCTAAAGTGGAAAACCTCGTAGGACTACATTTTTTAGAGACGTAAGGGTTAGAAGAAAAATTGGGAGATGAGACAAAAAAATACAAAGAAAGAAAAAACTAAAACCTTGGATCTTTCGTATTATGCGGAAACTATTCGGGCTTTTTCACGTCCAAGAACGGCGCAGAACTTAGGTTAGGAGTTCTTAAAATGGGAGAACGATCAAAGCCAGCGTGTTCTCTTAAGAAGTCCACTATGATCCTTGCAGTGGCTCCCCATAAAAGTCCTTCGTCTATATCGAAGTAAAATACTTCCAATAAAGGTGAGTCGGGTTTCCTTCTTCCCTTGATACTGTAAAACGGAGCTTCCCAGAGTCTGTCCAGTTCGAGTATGATAACCCTTTCTACTTCTTCCGGATTGAATTCGAATTTAAAATCTCCTGAATATTCGGCCAAGAAGGGAGTTATATGAAATCCGGTATGAGTGAGCTGACCTCTATAATTTCCGATCACGGATAATTCTTTGTTGGGAGCTCCCATCTCCTCTTCCCATTCTCTAAGAGCAGTATGTAATAGATCCTTATCTTCTAGATCTTTGACTCCGCCTGGAAAGGAGATCTGTCCCGGATGAGAAGCAAGGTTCGGATTTCTTTTTTGGAGAAGGAATCCGTCTTGTCCGTTCTTTTGGAACACCGGCATGACCACGGAAGAATGTGCTACATCCTCCGGCAAATTCGGTTCTCCTTCTGGTAGAAAGGGAAGCTCCTTTTTTAGTTTATCTAATTCTAATCTAATCAAATTTCTTTTTGATCGGGATCAAACCGGACAAGGTGGTCTCGTACGGTTTAGATTGGATTGCCGCCAGAAGAGAAGGTCCGTAATTTTCTACTTTCCAGTTAGAAAAGATACCCATCTCTTTTAACTCTTCGATGGACTTAGGATTTCTTTTTGCAATCTCCGCGATATTCTTATTAGACGGCATCAAATTGTGACCCATCCGGCGAATGGACATAACTGTTTCTCTCCATTGCCTTAATCGTTTGAATCTGTCAGCTTCGTCTCCCGACAAATCCTCGATGGATCTTTTGAATAAGTCATTCTTTTGGATAGGGGGACCGCTTGGATTTTTATAAACCTGGTACAGATTTTCAGCGTCTTTTTTGCCTACGATATCTATAAGTTTATTCAATTCTCCCCGGGACTTGACTAATTCCAAAACCTTATCGTTGTTCCAAACTCGGAAAGGAGCCTTGTTCAGTTTTTTTGCTTTTTCGTCTCGGAAGCCTAGAGTATCATGAAGTGCCCGTCTTTCGTCGGAACCCAATTCTAGAACATTGGGAAATTTTTCCAAATTGATGGAAAATCCTTCGAATGGTTCAGGCTCTTCTTCCGCAATTTTTGCGAACTCTGAAAGCGCTTCGTCTAACAATTTCCGTTTTCCGAGTTCTTCTCTCATTTTGTCCCAAATGGATTCCAGATAAACAGTATCCAAAGCGGCGTATTGGAGCTGACTTTTTTCCAGAGGGCGCTTTTCCCAGTTGGATTTTTGCTCCTTCTTGGAGAGTTTGACCTTGTGGTAATGTTCCACAAGATACAACAAAGAGTTCTGTTCTAAGTCTAATAAACGAGAGCTGAACATCGTATCTGCGATGTTTATAAATTTGAAACTGAAGTCTCTTTTCAGAGCTTTGATATCGTCCGAAGCGGAATGAAATATTTTTAAAATGCTGGGATTCTCGAATAGAGGTCGCAAGCCCGAGAGATCGTCCAAACGAATAGGGTCAAAGATATAATTTTTACCCTTAGAGGATATTTGGATGAGACAAACTTTGGAATAGTAGGTGTAATAACCGCTGGATTCCGTATCAATAGAGAGGCAATCGGATTGAGAGAGAGTAATCAATGCCAACTGTAGGCTTCGGACGTTGTCTACGACAATATAATCGGATTGTATTTGCATCTAAAAGGCGACCTGGGAGACTAGCGTCGGAAGGGGGACCATGAGTTCGATTCCCAATACGTCCAGTCTACGGACCCTAGTCCGAGATGACAAACCAAAAGAAGAATGTGCTATCTTTGGGATTTTTAATTCTCAAGAGGCAGCCAATTTCACTTACCTCGGCCTGTATTCTATGCAGCACAGAGGCCAAGAATCGAGCGGGATCGTTTCCTCCGATGGAGAACATCTCTACCGTTACGCCGGGATGGGATTAGTAGCCAATATTTTTACCGAAGGCAAGATCCGGGAGCTAACCGGGACCGCAGCCATCGGGCATAATCGTTATTCTACCACTGGTGCGAGCTTCTTAAGGAACGCGCAACCTCTCAGAGTCGAGTCCCATTTAGGGCCGATCGCTCTGGCTCACAACGGAAACCTTGTCAATTCCTGGGAAGTTCGCTCCCAATTGGAAAAAGAAGGTTCCATCTTCCAAACTACAATCGATTCGGAAGTGATCGTCCACCTGATGGCCCGCTCCGGAGAGACGGATTTACTTTCTGCACTTTCTTCTGCTCTGAAAAAAGTAAGAGGAGCGTATTCGCTAGTTGTTCTTACAAAAAACCAATTGATTGCCGTGAGGGACCCGAACGGTTTCCGTCCTTTGGTCATGGGAAGAAGGGACGACGGATCCATCGTATTCGCGTCCGAGACTTGCGCATTCGATATTACCGATACCACTTACGAAAGAGATGTGGAACCTGGTGAGATGATCGTTGTGGATAGGACAGGAACCCGTTCCTTCTATCCTTTCCCTCCTGCAAAACCGGCACTTTGTATTTTTGAATACATTTACTTTGCAAGACCTGATTCGAATATTTTTGGCGAATCGGTGTATAAGGTCCGCAAAGCACTTGGGAACCAACTTGCTCAAGAACTTCCAGTAGAAGCGGACGTTGTGATCCCTGTTCCGGATTCAGCAAATATCGCAGCTTTAGGATATTCGGAAGCTTCCGGAATTCCTTTCCAATCTGGACTTATCCGTTCTCACTACGTGGGTAGGACTTTCATCGAACCGGACCAAAAGATCCGAGATTTCGGTGCTAAGATCAAATACAATGTAGTGAAGAATGTAGTAGATGGAAAACGTGTTGTGATCGTGGACGATTCCATCATGAGAGGGACCACTAGCCGTAAGATCATTAAGATGATCCGAAATGCCGGCGCTACCGAGATCCACTTAAGAGTTTCGGCTCCTCCTACAGTTTCCCCTTGTTATTACGGTATAGATATTCCGACCCATAAAGAACTGATCGCTGCTACTCATACAA
This genomic interval carries:
- a CDS encoding HAMP domain-containing sensor histidine kinase, which encodes MRRSLFSKLLLSNWLLLVFLMAVAGIVLFLEDLINPDLKILLFSAYILLAMFGTFYMSFSIARSVTQTLNQIEMKTGEINAGDFGSELSLPDIQELADLAVSINLMSGRLKHQFVDLTIEKEKFDSVLQNLKEGVFSVDLEGSIVFQNRSIPGSLIEPNSGSRKVEDAVKDPRLLDFIKKNLSGKGEPKTELDLSQNFYAIKMYPLRTNGNLLMFIGVIRNITEEKQSYLIREQFVQNASHELKTPITSIKGYTETLLGRLQLLEESHEKRFLDAISRNTDRMVRIVEDMLTITRIENQSAIAQPEEFTLKSLVENLSFTVDGVISPKGQKLVVDMAVPLTISADWVLLEHMLLNLISNASSYSPDDKTITLKIAKVEPDSVNFQVIDQGIGIKDEDKERIFERFFRVDKNRSRKEGGTGLGLSIVKHIVRLHHGSVKVFDNPEGGTIFSVTLPLVYSEISEV
- a CDS encoding response regulator; this translates as MKNASGSPGQKILVVDDEEDIAELIKFHLEENGYQVDTCQNGLEVLPRIEKNLPDLVVLDLMLPGIGGMDLCKRIKEKYSLPIIMVTAKSGETDAVLGLELGADDYVRKPFSTRELIARVRSVLRRSGEGEDEQDQEGNITVGKIFLNPKAHKVFINNEEIDLTLIEYKILYLFMTNTGVAFTRDKLLDKVWGKDIYVTDRAVDVNIKRLRDKLGEEKERLETIRGIGYRFNEA
- a CDS encoding RNA polymerase sigma factor, which encodes MKPEEPILCDPEDWANIQKVLAGDFESFEQLVLKYEAMVYSQAKKAFRNEAEAEDFTQDVFLKAFEGLSTFRGKSKFSTWVFSIARNEIIRRYRKEHPEIDAPIDTLSSDRLGDNFSSQESEVLEKETTEKIRSLVDKLPELYRKPISLHYFENMSYKDISENLNLKMNTLKSYIFRGKEILRDWLKKDDEHGKR
- a CDS encoding LIMLP_16695 family PerRB-regulated protein, with the translated sequence MSKFKDLFNSDIRTSYLKESWKEEDWYESLAGRPGIEQKIPYFKKGETSSLKVAVLSR
- a CDS encoding NUDIX hydrolase, which produces MIRLELDKLKKELPFLPEGEPNLPEDVAHSSVVMPVFQKNGQDGFLLQKRNPNLASHPGQISFPGGVKDLEDKDLLHTALREWEEEMGAPNKELSVIGNYRGQLTHTGFHITPFLAEYSGDFKFEFNPEEVERVIILELDRLWEAPFYSIKGRRKPDSPLLEVFYFDIDEGLLWGATARIIVDFLREHAGFDRSPILRTPNLSSAPFLDVKKPE
- a CDS encoding ribonuclease D, with amino-acid sequence MQIQSDYIVVDNVRSLQLALITLSQSDCLSIDTESSGYYTYYSKVCLIQISSKGKNYIFDPIRLDDLSGLRPLFENPSILKIFHSASDDIKALKRDFSFKFINIADTMFSSRLLDLEQNSLLYLVEHYHKVKLSKKEQKSNWEKRPLEKSQLQYAALDTVYLESIWDKMREELGKRKLLDEALSEFAKIAEEEPEPFEGFSINLEKFPNVLELGSDERRALHDTLGFRDEKAKKLNKAPFRVWNNDKVLELVKSRGELNKLIDIVGKKDAENLYQVYKNPSGPPIQKNDLFKRSIEDLSGDEADRFKRLRQWRETVMSIRRMGHNLMPSNKNIAEIAKRNPKSIEELKEMGIFSNWKVENYGPSLLAAIQSKPYETTLSGLIPIKKKFD
- the purF gene encoding amidophosphoribosyltransferase, producing MSSIPNTSSLRTLVRDDKPKEECAIFGIFNSQEAANFTYLGLYSMQHRGQESSGIVSSDGEHLYRYAGMGLVANIFTEGKIRELTGTAAIGHNRYSTTGASFLRNAQPLRVESHLGPIALAHNGNLVNSWEVRSQLEKEGSIFQTTIDSEVIVHLMARSGETDLLSALSSALKKVRGAYSLVVLTKNQLIAVRDPNGFRPLVMGRRDDGSIVFASETCAFDITDTTYERDVEPGEMIVVDRTGTRSFYPFPPAKPALCIFEYIYFARPDSNIFGESVYKVRKALGNQLAQELPVEADVVIPVPDSANIAALGYSEASGIPFQSGLIRSHYVGRTFIEPDQKIRDFGAKIKYNVVKNVVDGKRVVIVDDSIMRGTTSRKIIKMIRNAGATEIHLRVSAPPTVSPCYYGIDIPTHKELIAATHTIEEIRKYLRVDSIAYLSVDSMHKAVSEHRGGGFCNACFTSDYPVEFQSDMGNQKSLFKEYEVEERV